The Syntrophales bacterium genome contains the following window.
GATGTGTCTCAACGGTTTTCAAGCTTATGCAGAGGTAATCGGCGATCTCTTTATTTTTATATCCTTCGGCCACCAGTTTGAGGATCTCCCGTTCCCGCTTCGTTAATGTATCCCAGGCGGAATCTGTTTCATCAGTCTTTCTTCCTTCCAAATAACCCTCAATCACCTTCTCGGAAATCTCCGTACTGAGATAACGTTTTCCCTTGAGAACATTCTTGATGGCTGTCACAAGGTCTGCATGGGTGGCATCCTTGAGCACATAGCCATCCGCACCGGATTTCAGGCAGGCATGAACATACTTTTCCAGCTTGTGAACCGTCAGCATCAGCACTCTCGTCCCCGGAGATTGCTTCTTGATCTCCTTGATCGCTTCTATGCCGTTCATCCTCGGCATCGATATGTCCAAGAGCATCAAATCCGGCTTCAATTCCCGGGCGCGCCGGATGGCGACCTGTCCGTCTTCTGCTTCTCCGACAATCCGAAATTCGTCATGGGACGACAATAATGCTTTCAAACCGTCCCGAATGATGGCGTGGTCCTCCGCAATCACAATACGTTTCTTTTTATCCATTGAATGTTACCTTTTCTTACTCAGGA
Protein-coding sequences here:
- a CDS encoding response regulator transcription factor — translated: MDKKKRIVIAEDHAIIRDGLKALLSSHDEFRIVGEAEDGQVAIRRARELKPDLMLLDISMPRMNGIEAIKEIKKQSPGTRVLMLTVHKLEKYVHACLKSGADGYVLKDATHADLVTAIKNVLKGKRYLSTEISEKVIEGYLEGRKTDETDSAWDTLTKREREILKLVAEGYKNKEIADYLCISLKTVETH